In Spirosoma pollinicola, the genomic window AGAATAAGTAAGTAGTTAATCGAGTTGGGGCAAAACTAATCAACAAGCAACAAATTTGGATGGACACAAGCCTGCCTGAATTGACTAGTTCGTGTTGAATTAATTAGCAGGTTTTGTGGTGTATTCCATAAAACGATACACTTCCTGCCGGGTTACATCAAATACCTGAGCTGTCTGGCTTTGTAGTTGTTTATAAGCAGGCGCCGACATAACAGGTGTAGGTGTATCGGCCATAACCGGGTTTGCAACAGCACCTAAACTGGTCACGTAATGTGCAATACTGAACTCATACCCCTTTTCGCTACCGTTCGGAATGACAAGGGTTGAGAAATCCCAGCCGAGAAGATTACCTCGTTTGATTCGCTCTTCGCTTAGCTTCTTTAACTGACCCACAGCACCATCATAATTGGCGCCTGGCGTTCGGCGACGGATTCGATCAACAATCATAAACTGAGTACCGTCGGGAGCGAATTTCGGGGCAAACGTACCATCAGTTATTTCCCAGATTTCGATTTTAACGACGGGGGCGGTATTGCGATCCCGCTTTTGAAGATCGGCCATTTTCGCCTGTACACTATCGCCGTAGATACGCGCCATTGCCTCGGGCGATGCTCCTTTTATGGCCATCTCATGGGTAACAATGCGCGTTACATAGTCATATTCTGATTGGTTAAGGTTCGATGTAAACTGTTTGACGGTCATATACCAGCCTTCGAGTTTTCCTTCATCAACGGCTGCCTGATTTACTTTTTTCCATTCACGCTCTACCGGCAAGGCATCCTGAATAGTAAGGCCGGGATTCAGTTTATGGTAAATGAGGTACATATAGGTTTTCTGCGGACTTTTTGACTGCGCTTGTAATTCATATGCGGCCGCACATAAAAAGCTTACCATCAGAACAAATCGAAGCTTACGGGATAACTGGTTCATTGGGGATGACTAATTTAGGAAGAGATTCAGGGAAAAAGGGTAAAGGTAAAAAATGAGCGTCTACTACCTATAAAGGACTTTTTATGTTAATGCCAACGAATTAATATAAGACGTTTACTGGTAAGAAGTTAAGCAGAATTTTTAACCACAGAGGCACAGAGAATACAGAGGTGCAATGCATTGACAATAAGTTGATTAAGTCTCTGTGCTCTTTGTGCCTCTGTGGTTAAAAATTCTGCTTAACTACCTACATTTTACGAGTAATTTAATCAGTAGAATAGCTACAAAGATTCTTTCATATATAAGTTGACAACCTGCAACCAGTAGCCTGAACGTGAGAAATTTAACTACATCAATGAAAATTAAAAAAATAACCTTATTCGCTTGTCTATCAGTTAGTTGTCTGGTGATGAGTATCCCTGTTCTGGCCCAGAAACCGAACCTTGGAATTTTCGACGGCCAGGGTGACATTGGAGCTGTTCTAAAGCCCGGATCAGCTAGTTACAACCCCAAAACGCGAACCTACGAACTCACCGGTTCGGGTTACAATGTCTGGTTTGATCACGACGAGTTTCATTTTATGTGGAAGCGTATGAAAGGCGATTTTATACTCTATACGCGAGCTGCGCTTGTAGGTAAGGGCGTCGATCCACACCGAAAAGTAGGCTGGATGGTTCGGACAAGCCTGGACCCTAAATCGGCTCATATCAACGCTGTGGAGCATGGTGATGGACTTACGTCTCTACAATTCAGGCGGACAGAAGGCGCTAATACCGAAGAAATTCGCTCAAAACTAACGGGTGCCGACATCATTCAACTGGAAAGGAAAGGCAATACCTACACCATGCGGGTCGCTAAATTCGGCGAACCCTTCGTTACCGAACAGGTCGCCGATCTGCCTCTGGGCGACGAAGTGTATGTTGGGTTGTTTATTGGGTCACACAATAAAGATGTGCTTGAGCGGGGCGTCTTCCGCGATGTGCGTATCAGTGTGCCCGCCTTCGATAAGCTTGTGCCGTATCGCGATTATCTGGGTAGTAATCTGGAAATACTGGATGTCACGACCGGAGATCGACAGGTAATTTTCAATTCACCCAAGTCATTGCAGGCACCCAACTGGACACCTGATGGCAAAACCCTGCTGTATAATAGCGAGGGACTGATGTACACGTTCAATTTAGCCAAGGGGAAACCTTCGGTTCTGAATACAGGCGCCGTTAAAAATAACAACAACGACCATGTGCTGTCGTTCGATGGGAAGATGCTTGGCCTAAGTTCTGGTGTAAAAGAACTGGGCGGGTCAATTGTTTACACCGTTCCTACAAAGGGTGGAGAACCCAAACAGATTACACCAAAAGGGCCTTCGTATCTGCACGGCTGGTCGCCGGATAAGAAGACGCTAATTTTTACGGGCTCCCGAAACAACGAGTTCGATATTTACAGCGTACCTGCCGACGGTGGCCCGGAAGTTCGCCTGACCGATGCCAAAGCGCTTGATGATGGGCCGGAATATACGCCCGATGGCAAATACATTTATTTCAACTCGGCCCGCACCGGAACCATGCAGATATGGCGGATGAAACCAGATGGCAGTGAGCCGGAGGCTGTCACAAATGGAGAGTTTCATGACTGGTTTCCGCATATATCGCCCGATGGAAAATGGCTTCTGTTTATTTCTTTTCTAAAGGAGGAAGTTAAACCCGACGATCACCCTTTTTACAAGCACGTCTACCTGCGAATGCTGCCTATATCGGGTGTTGGACAGCCTAAAGTGCTTGCTTACATCTATGGCGGACAGGGTACGATCAATACGCCTTCCTGGTCGCCGGATAGTAAGCGGGTCGCTTTTATCAGCAATTCGGCAGAGACCAGCCTCAGTCCCATAGATAAATGATTTTCGGTATTGGGTTTTGGGTTTACGGTATTCGGTTTACCGTATTCGGTTGGCTGGCGCATACGTGAGTCTTGCGCCAGCCAACCGAATACGGTAAACCGAATACCGTAAACTTTAAACCACTTCAGTTTACTTTCCGTACTTTTGCGGCATGGAATTACCGGGTATGGATATATTAAAAAGCGACAGGCTTACACATCTTAAATACGACATTCGGGGGCCGATTTACGAGAAATCGCTCGAACTGGAAGGGCAGGGGTATAAAATCATTAGTCTGAACATTGGCAATCCGGCCACTTTCGGCTTCGACGCCCCTGATGAAATTGTTCACGATATCATCCTGAATATTCGCAACGCGCAGGGATATTCTGACTCGCGTGGTTTGTTCTCGGCCCGCAAAGCCGTTATGCATTATACCCAGAATATCGGCTTGCCCGGCATTGCAATTAATGACATTTATATTGGCAACGGTGTAAGTGAGTTGATCATGCTGTCCATGCAGGCGCTCCTGAACGAAGGTGACGAAGTGCTGGTGCCATCGCCGGATTATCCGCTTTGGACAGCTTCTGTGGCGTTTTGTGGCGGTAATCCAGTGCATTACATCTGCGACGAAGCCGCTGACTGGAACCCCGATCTGGCGGATCTGGAGAGTAAAATCACCCCCCGTACACGGGCTATTGTTGTCATAAACCCCAATAACCCAACGGGTGCTGTTTACGAAAAATCGGTGCTGGAAGGTATTGCCCGTATTGCTGAACGGCATAAGTTAATTGTTTTTTCAGATGAGATTTATGATCGGATTTTATATGATGAGGCCGTTCATTACCCAATTTCCAAAATGATCAACGATACGCTCTGCATTACAATGGGCGGTTTATCGAAAAATTACAGGGCCGCCGGCTTTCGTGGGGGATGGATGATTTTGAGCGGTGCCCGCCAACGGGCGAAGTCCTATATTGAAGGCTTGACGCTCCTGGCCAGTATGCGGTTGTGCGCCAATGTGCCAACCCAGTATGCCATTCAAACGGCGCTTGGCGGCTACCAAAGTATCAATGATCTGGTACTTCCTGCCGGTCGGCTTCACAAACAGATGATGCTGGCTTATGATCGTATGACGGCCATTCCGGGTGTAACATGCGTGAAGCCCAAAGGTGCTTTATACATCTTTCCTAAACTTGATTTGTCCCAATTCCGACTTGCCGACGATGATGATTTTGTTCTGAATCTGTTGATCGAACAGAAGGTGCTGGTGGTGGCCGGAAATGGCTTTAACTACATTCACAATGACCACTTCAGAATCGTATGCCTGCCTACCGTCGATGAGTTGACGGTGGCTCTGGACCGGATAGAAGCCTTTCTGGAAAGTCGACGGATCTAGAAAAAGATTCGTGTATTATTCCATGCAAAATGCCCTGAGAAATC contains:
- a CDS encoding TolB family protein, which produces MKIKKITLFACLSVSCLVMSIPVLAQKPNLGIFDGQGDIGAVLKPGSASYNPKTRTYELTGSGYNVWFDHDEFHFMWKRMKGDFILYTRAALVGKGVDPHRKVGWMVRTSLDPKSAHINAVEHGDGLTSLQFRRTEGANTEEIRSKLTGADIIQLERKGNTYTMRVAKFGEPFVTEQVADLPLGDEVYVGLFIGSHNKDVLERGVFRDVRISVPAFDKLVPYRDYLGSNLEILDVTTGDRQVIFNSPKSLQAPNWTPDGKTLLYNSEGLMYTFNLAKGKPSVLNTGAVKNNNNDHVLSFDGKMLGLSSGVKELGGSIVYTVPTKGGEPKQITPKGPSYLHGWSPDKKTLIFTGSRNNEFDIYSVPADGGPEVRLTDAKALDDGPEYTPDGKYIYFNSARTGTMQIWRMKPDGSEPEAVTNGEFHDWFPHISPDGKWLLFISFLKEEVKPDDHPFYKHVYLRMLPISGVGQPKVLAYIYGGQGTINTPSWSPDSKRVAFISNSAETSLSPIDK
- a CDS encoding pyridoxal phosphate-dependent aminotransferase, translated to MDILKSDRLTHLKYDIRGPIYEKSLELEGQGYKIISLNIGNPATFGFDAPDEIVHDIILNIRNAQGYSDSRGLFSARKAVMHYTQNIGLPGIAINDIYIGNGVSELIMLSMQALLNEGDEVLVPSPDYPLWTASVAFCGGNPVHYICDEAADWNPDLADLESKITPRTRAIVVINPNNPTGAVYEKSVLEGIARIAERHKLIVFSDEIYDRILYDEAVHYPISKMINDTLCITMGGLSKNYRAAGFRGGWMILSGARQRAKSYIEGLTLLASMRLCANVPTQYAIQTALGGYQSINDLVLPAGRLHKQMMLAYDRMTAIPGVTCVKPKGALYIFPKLDLSQFRLADDDDFVLNLLIEQKVLVVAGNGFNYIHNDHFRIVCLPTVDELTVALDRIEAFLESRRI